One segment of Thermodesulfobacteriota bacterium DNA contains the following:
- a CDS encoding LysE family transporter, whose translation MLSYLIFGITYAFAAAVQPGPLQTYIISQTLKKGWRSTLPAAFAPVVSDIPILIVILSLLSTMPDSFIIMLRLGGGLFLLYLGFRAFKSWQAFDADQTVLNESAQQTLFNAVVVNLLNPNPYLGWSLIMGPIFLQGWKLAPMNGIAMVIGFYVTMVFTLAGTIVLFGFARRMGPRVSKIMLGLSSIVLVAFGIYQLYLGINYYVQG comes from the coding sequence ACCCGGACCGCTTCAGACATACATCATTTCTCAAACCCTAAAAAAGGGATGGCGCTCAACCTTGCCTGCTGCATTCGCTCCGGTTGTCAGTGATATACCTATTCTCATTGTCATCTTATCTCTGCTCAGCACCATGCCGGACAGCTTTATTATCATGTTAAGGCTGGGTGGTGGACTGTTTCTTCTTTATCTCGGATTTAGAGCGTTTAAATCCTGGCAAGCGTTCGATGCAGACCAAACCGTCTTGAACGAATCCGCCCAGCAAACGCTTTTTAATGCCGTAGTGGTAAATCTTTTAAATCCGAATCCGTATTTGGGATGGAGCCTAATTATGGGACCGATTTTTCTACAGGGTTGGAAACTGGCGCCAATGAATGGAATTGCCATGGTGATCGGTTTTTATGTGACTATGGTATTCACCTTAGCCGGAACAATTGTTTTATTTGGATTTGCGCGAAGAATGGGACCCAGAGTGAGCAAAATTATGCTGGGCTTGTCATCCATTGTCTTAGTCGCATTTGGTATTTATCAGTTGTACCTGGGAATAAACTATTATGTACAGGGCTAA